Proteins from one Camelina sativa cultivar DH55 chromosome 8, Cs, whole genome shotgun sequence genomic window:
- the LOC109125854 gene encoding uncharacterized protein LOC109125854 produces the protein MGKGGNYVKMAASEVEELRRKNGEMEKEVEEMKKEMLQLWRRTQVAEEAEEHLCSQLAELEAESLDQARDYHSRIILLMNELSRLSSDSDSGSP, from the coding sequence atggggAAAGGAGGAAACTACGTGAAGATGGCGGCTTCGGAGGTGGAGGAGCTACGACGAAAGAACGGGGAGATGGAAAAGGAAgtggaggagatgaagaaagagatgtTACAGCTTTGGAGGCGGACGCAGGTGGCAGAGGAGGCGGAGGAGCATCTTTGCTCTCAGCTGGCTGAGCTTGAAGCAGAATCTTTAGACCAGGCTCGTGATTACCACTCTCGCATCATTTTGCTCATGAACGAGCTCTCTCGTCTTTCTTCCGACTCGGACTCCGGCTCACCGTAG
- the LOC109125852 gene encoding uncharacterized protein LOC109125852 produces the protein MGKGGNYVTVAASEVEELRRKNGEMEKAVEEMRKEMLQLWRRTQVAEEAEERLCSQLAELEAESLDQARDYHSRIIFLMNELSRLSSDSASASP, from the coding sequence ATGGGGAAAGGAGGAAACTATGTGACGGTGGCGGCTTCAGAGGTGGAGGAGCTACGGAGGAAGAACGGAGAGATGGAAAAGGCTGTGGAGGAGATGAGGAAAGAGATGTTGCAGCTGTGGCGGAGGACGCAGGTGGCGGAAGAGGCGGAGGAGCGTCTCTGCTCTCAGCTAGCCGAGCTTGAAGCTGAATCTTTAGACCAGGCTCGTGATTACCACTCTCGCATCATCTTTCTCATGAACGAGCTTTCTCGTCTCTCTTCCGACTCAGCCTCCGCCTCACCGTAG
- the LOC104709350 gene encoding putative F-box/FBD/LRR-repeat protein At1g22000: protein MVPVLVYLNIKDDTHKACTGGLFGRLLGRLFDKSDHQQRCLWQFVDKSLQLHKAPVLEILAIELIGPFRCHVDVGKWIANAVDRRVRELALVTAWTAVEPAHLPKSFYTCDTIFNLYLVGNILVDVPSRVFLPSVESFGLYYVLYKDEDSLFRLLSNCHILKNLLVKRHHHDNVRNFNIKVPSLESLYYENVLSGVHNEGSLVVDSPTLKKFIYSDVSGDYCSIENKPCFDKASIDFISHPDDKFMRSISPNLQLFLDVASAAWCNSINFSKLMECNVTLSAELDWLESLMGLLQNYPNLKYLYIDQTLIQIEEDFSLSWN, encoded by the exons ATGGTGCCAGTACTTGTGTACCTAAATATCAAAGATGATACTCACAAAGCGTGTACTGGCGGTTTATTTGGTCGTTTACTTGGCCGTTTATTTGACAAAAGTGATCACCAACAACGGTGTTTATGGCAGTTTGTTGACAAGTCGTTACAACTCCACAAGGCACCTGTGTTAGAAATATTAGCGATAGAACTGATCGGTCCTTTTAGATGTCATGTTGATGTGGGAAAGTGGATTGCAAATGCTGTTGATCGTAGGGTGCGCGAGCTGGCATTGGTGACCGCGTGGACAGCGGTGGAACCTGCCCATTTGCCTAAGAGCTTTTACACATGTGATACGATTTTTAATCTATATCTTGTCGGCAATATTCTTGTGGATGTTCCTTCTCGGGTTTTCCTCCCATCCGTCGAAAGCTTTGGTCTTTACTATGTGCTGTATAAAGATGAAGATTCCCTTTTTCGGCTTCTGTCGAATTGTCATATTCTCAAAAATTTGCTCGTGAAACGACATCACCATGACAACGTgagaaattttaatataaaagtcCCATCTTTGGAAAGCTTGTATTATGAAAATGTTCTTTCTGGAGTGCACAATGAAGGATCTTTGGTTGTAGATTCTCCGACTTTAAAGAAATTCATCTACAGCGATGTTTCGGGAGATTATTGCTCCATTGAGAACAAACCTTGTTTTGATAAAGCAAGTATCGACTTTATTAGTCACCCTGATGACAAGTTTATGAGATCTATTTCCCCAAATCTTCAATTATTTTTGGATGTTGCATCG GCTGCATGGTGTAACTCTATTAACTTCTCCAAGCTTATGGAGTGTAATGTAACACTTTCAGCTGAGTTAGACTGGTTGGAATCACTGATGGGATTGCTACAAAATTATCCTAATCTTAAATATCTTTACATCGACCAG ACATTGATTCAAATTGAAGAGGATTTCTCACTGTCATGGAACTAA
- the LOC104706782 gene encoding zinc finger with UFM1-specific peptidase domain protein-like, which yields MSALCPVCNLTLPLSLIQSHVNSHFEDDEIENDHHLALQLASSSSSSDHPSSSSASSSSNLDNCNNVASLVHSQTKSQFYSIGHGGLICLLRNCLESELKSKSKPLESSTSLLLGFVDHFQSSKEDKGWGCGWKNIQMQCSHLISHREEAKRVLFGGSNFVPDVPSLQRWLELAWNNGFDVSGALHFNTRIYGSKRWIGTTECAALLRSFGLRARVVDFAPEKSKSMYLSVPGSAVAPKVKSYGPMDRYVVKKGGSGKGKTVDSHGSSSSRISKGAVLMNWVWNYFSDNRLNVSSGVHMTNKGPLYFQHEGHSRTIVGIQRRLLGTTSTPQYNLLILDPADFTKAIEKALIEKRGWERHLKRGAHTLTCPEYQMLYVDSGIAEGAELDKLKTIDSHFVEF from the exons atgtcagcTTTGTGTCCTGTCTGCAATCTTACGCTTCCCCTCTCCTTAATCCAAAG TCATGTGAATTCCCACTTCGAAGACGACGAAATCGAAAACGATCACCACTTGGCTCTGCAActcgcctcttcttcttcttcttcagatcatccttcgtcttcttctgcGTCATCATCATCT AACTTGGACAATTGCAACAATGTTGCCTCCTTGGTTCATTCACAGACCAAGAGTCAATTCTACAGTATAGGTCATGGTGGTTTGATTTGTTTGCTGAGGAACTGTCTGGAATCCGAACTGAAATCGAAGTCGAAACCTTTAGAGAGTAGTACTAGTTTACTATTAGGCTTTGTTGATCATTTTCAATCCTCAAAGGAAGATAAAGGTTGGGGATGTGGATGGAAGAACATTCAAATGCAATGCTCTCATTTGATTTCTCATAGAGAAGAAGCTAAAAGAGTTCTCTTTGGTGGCTCTAACTTCGTTCCTGATGTTCCTTCGCTCCAGCGTTGGCTCGAGTTAGCTTGGAACAATGGTTTTGATGTCTCTGGAGCTCTCCATTTTAATACTAGAATCTATGGTTCGAAGAGATGGATTGGAACCACTGAGTGTGCTGCGTTGTTACGCTCCTTCGGGTTAAGAGCCAGGGTTGTTGATTTTGCTCCTGAGAAGTCTAAATCAATGTATCTTTCAGTTCCTGGTTCTGCTGTTGCTCCCAAGGTAAAGTCATATGGTCCCATGGACAGATATGTAGTTAAAAAGGGCGGTAGTGGGAAGGGGAAAACAGTTGATTCTCATGGTTCTAGTTCTTCTAGGATCAGCAAAGGAGCCGTTTTGATGAATTGGGTTTGGAATTACTTCTCAGATAACAGGTTAAATGTTTCCTCGGGTGTTCATATGACAAACAAAGG GCCCTTGTATTTCCAACATGAAGGGCACTCGAGGACAATTGTTGGGATTCAGAGACGTTTGCTAGGAACTACATCTACTCCCCAGTACAATCTCCTGATTTTGGACCCGGCTGAT TTTACTAAAGCTATAGAGAAAGCGCTTATAGAGAAGAGAGGATGGGAGAGACATCTTAAAAGAGGAGCTCACACATTGACTTGTCCTGAGTATCAG ATGTTGTACGTTGATTCTGGAATTGCTGAAGGAGCGGAGTTGGATAAGCTCAAGACCATTGATAGCCACTTTGTTGAATTCTAA
- the LOC104706781 gene encoding protein RETICULATA-RELATED 1, chloroplastic-like — translation MSHMVFQSVVAPKPLSPLKPCLPIPRSLPNLPCKLRRGFVRATSSFLVDDSVSGLERCLQLPTGVELGPSSSGSFSASTQMCPVMKGKFGSVGAVTLEKGKLDMTQKISETSPEIATGGGGGNIGKSINNGGGDGGDDNGDDDDYFDEFDDGDEGDDDGLFRRRMFLAELFDRKFVDAVLNEWQKTMMDLPAGLRQAYEMGLVSSAQMVKFLAINARPTTTRMISRALPQGLSRAFVGRMLADPAFLYKLLLEQAATVGCSVWWEVKNRKNRIKEEWDLALINVLTVSACNAAAVWLLAPCRSYGNTFRFDLQNTLQKLPNNLFEMSYPLREFDLQKRFHSLFYKAAELSILGLAAGTLQGSLSNLLAGKKKKRVSVTVPSISTNALGYGAFLGIYANLRYQLLCGFERSVSSHFDVIGVALFFGTALRIMNVQLGEKSRQVWLGVEADPLAQSDDLLAKAYNRPSEEAVAKPSSRWFISKNAIVSGLLGKKQEDSVSDPAPPKARRKRIVRKKVAASAS, via the exons ATGTCGCATATGGTGTTTCAGAGCGTCGTTGCTCCCAAACCCTTATCTCCACTCAAACCCTGTTTACCTATCCCTCGTTCACTACCCAATCTGCCTTGTAAGCTCCGTCGCGGCTTCGTTAGGGCTACCTCCTCTTTTCTTGTCGATGATTCAGTTTCGGGTCTCGAGCGCTGCTTACAATTGCCTACGGGGGTTGAGTTAGGCCCTTCTTCCTCTGGTTCCTTCTCTGCTAGTACTCAGATGTGTCCTGTGATGAAAGGCAAGTTTGGTTCCGTAGGAGCTGTTACTTTGGAAAAGGGGAAGCTTGATATGACCCAGAAGATATCTGAGACCAGCCCTGAg ATTGCAActggaggaggtggtggaaaCATTGGAAAGAGTATCAATAACGGTGGTGGTGATGGAGGTGACgataatggtgatgatgatgattactttgatgaatttgatgatgGCGATGAGGGAGATGATGATGGGCTTTTTAGGCGTAGGATGTTCCTCGCAGAG CTTTTTGATAGGAAATTTGTTGATGCTGTGTTGAATGAATGGCAAAAAACAATGATGGACTTGCCTGCCGGTCTCCGTCAAGCATATGAAATG GGTTTAGTCAGCTCAGCACAAATGGTGAAATTCCTTGCCATAAATGCCCGTCCTACAACAACTAGAATGATCTCCCGTGCTCTTCCTCAGGGATTGTCGAGGGCCTTTGTTGGCAG GATGTTGGCGGACCCTGCATTTCTCTACAAACTTCTTTTGGAGCAAGCTGCCACTGTTGGATGCTCGGTTTGGTGGGAGGTGAAGAATCGTAAGAATAG AATAAAAGAGGAATGGGATCTTGCACTTATAAATGTTCTTACTGTATCAGCATGCAATGCAGCTGCTGTTTGGTTGCTAGCTCCATGTCGTTCCTATGGAAACACATTCCGGTTTGACCTGCAAAATACACTACAAAAGCtaccaaataatttatttgaaatgaGCTATCCTCTTAGAGAGTTCGACTTGCAAAAGAGatttcattctcttttctaCAAGGCCGCAGAGTTGTCCATTCTTGGACTCGCAGCAGGAACTCTCCAGGGTTCGTTGTCAAACCTTCTGgcaggaaagaagaagaagag AGTATCTGTGACGGTCCCATCTATCAGCACTAATGCTCTTGGTTATGGTGCATTTCTTGGAATATATGCGAACTTGAGATATCAGCTGTTATGTGGATTTGAGAGATCAGTGAGCAGCCACTTTGATGTCATAGGAGTAGCACTCTTCTTCGGCACTGCCTTGAG GATAATGAACGTTCAATTAGGGGAAAAGTCAAGACAGGTATGGCTAGGTGTGGAGGCAGACCCACTGGCGCAGTCAGATGATCTGCTGGCAAAAGCATACAACCGACCCTCAGAGGAAGCAGTAGCAAAGCCATCTTCAAGATGGTTTATCTCAAAGAATGCAATTGTCTCAGGGCTACTTGGGAAGAAGCAAGAGGACTCAGTTTCAGATCCTGCACCTCCAAAGGCTAGACGAAAAAGGATTGTGAGGAAGAAGGTGGCTGCATCTGCCTCttaa